From the Streptomyces sp. Tu 2975 genome, one window contains:
- a CDS encoding succinate dehydrogenase/fumarate reductase iron-sulfur subunit: MKLNLRIWRQKNADTTGAMATYEVDGISSDMSFLEMLDTLNEELILRGEEPVAFDHDCREGICGACSLVINGDAHGPERTTTCQLHMRSFRDGDTIDVEPWRASAFPVVKDLVVDRSAFDRIIQAGGYISAPTGSAPDAHATPVPKPDADFAFEHAECIGCGACVAACPNGSAMLFTSAKVNHLNVLPQGAPERETRVLDMVAAMDDEGFGGCTLTGECATACPKGIPLPSIAAMNKEWLRATRKVRR; encoded by the coding sequence ATGAAGCTCAACCTGCGCATCTGGCGGCAGAAGAACGCCGACACCACGGGCGCCATGGCGACCTACGAGGTGGACGGCATCTCGTCCGACATGTCGTTCCTGGAGATGCTCGACACCCTCAACGAGGAGCTGATCCTGCGCGGCGAGGAGCCCGTCGCCTTCGACCACGACTGCCGCGAGGGCATCTGCGGCGCCTGCTCCCTCGTCATCAACGGCGACGCCCACGGACCGGAACGCACCACCACCTGCCAGCTGCACATGCGCTCCTTCCGCGACGGCGACACCATCGACGTCGAGCCGTGGCGGGCCTCGGCCTTCCCCGTCGTGAAGGATTTGGTCGTCGACCGCTCCGCCTTCGACCGGATCATCCAGGCCGGCGGCTACATCAGCGCTCCCACCGGCTCGGCCCCCGACGCGCACGCCACTCCCGTACCCAAACCGGACGCCGACTTCGCCTTCGAACACGCCGAGTGCATCGGCTGCGGGGCATGTGTGGCGGCCTGCCCCAACGGCTCCGCGATGCTCTTCACCTCCGCCAAGGTCAACCACCTCAATGTGCTGCCCCAGGGCGCACCGGAGCGCGAGACCCGGGTGCTCGACATGGTCGCTGCCATGGACGACGAGGGCTTCGGCGGCTGCACGCTCACCGGGGAGTGCGCGACCGCCTGTCCGAAGGGGATCCCGCTGCCGTCGATCGCCGCGATGAACAAGGAGTGGCTGCGCGCGACGCGCAAGGTCAGGCGGTGA